The DNA window GCCAGGCCGGCGGGCGAATCGGTAAGCCCGAAAGCGAGGGTTTGCGGCTTGGTCCCCATGATCTGGACATAGCCGGTCTCTTCGGTCAGCCAGTGCGCAAGCTGCGCCCGGTAACGCGCCTCGTCTTCGGTCGGCTCGGCCAGTTCGGGCAGGACCCGCGGCAGCGCCATCAGCGTAACGTGGATGCCCCGCGTCTTGTCGGTGTGGGCGTTGCCGAGATGGGCCGCAACATAGGAGCCGAAATCCTGGCCGTGGGCGAAGAACCGGTCATGGCCCAGCACGTCGGTCATCAGCACCGCGAGGATGTCGGTGGCGTCCCTGAGGCCGAAGCGGCGCTGGCCCGGCGTGAAGGAGAATCCGTAGCCGGGCAGGGACGGCGCCACGACGGTGAAGGAATCTTCCGCGCGGCCGCCGAACTCCGACGGCCGGGTCAGGCGCGGGATCAGCCGGTGGTACTCGTAGAAGGACCCGGGCCAGCCGTGGGCGAGCAGCAGCGGCGGCGCATCCGGCGCCTCGCCCGGCACATGGGCATAGTGCAGGTCGTGGCCCGCGATGGTGACCTTGCGGTTGCGCAGGCCGTTGAGCGCCGCTTCCTGGGCGCGCCAGTCATAGTCCCCGGCCCAGTAGGCGCACAGCGCTTCGAGATAGGCGACGTCGGTGCCGAACTGCCAGGGGTCGCCGGGCGCCCGGTCGGGCCAGCGGGTGGCGCGCAGCCGGTTGCGCAGGTCGTCGAGCACCTCGTCCGCGACGGCGATCTCGAAGGCGCGCGGCGACCGCCCGTCCCAGACGAGCGTGCTGTCGTTCTGCGATGACATTTCCCTTCCCCGGTCCCTTCCCCGGTCCCCTCCCCGGCATGCCTCCGGCATCCTAGCCGGCGGCAGTACGGAGACAAGGGAACCGGAGGGTGGCGTTGCTGTCCCGGCCGAGTTCCCTGGCCGGACATCGGGGAATGCGGGTCGAGGACTCGCGGCTGCCGCTCCCGGGGCGATGCCTTTGCGGAGAAGCGGGCGCCCGTGTTCAAGGGGAAATAGCCGCGCCCCGAAATCCCGGCCGCCGCACCTGCCGGCAGCGACGGTGGTCGGCGGGGGCGGATCGGTGTTACCCTGATTGCCGCTGTCTTCGGTCAGCCGGTAAATTTGCCAATCGTCCGGACAACAGGAGCGGTCGGGCATGGAATCGTCGACCCGAACATCCGCGGTGCTGCAGACGCGCCGGCGCGACGCCATTCTTTACGCGACGCTCAATCGGCCCGAATCGGGCAACGCGCTGTCGCTCGAACTGATCGGTTCGCTGCAGGATCTCTGGCAGCGGCTGGAGACCGATATATCGGTCCGGGCGGTCGTTCTCGAAGGCGCCGGGCGCTTCTTCTGCACCGGCCACGACCTGAAGGAGATTCTCGACAGCAACGAAGAGGGCGGAGAATTCGCCCGCCGCATGGCCGATGCCTGCAATCGCATGATGCTGTCCATGAACCGCATCCCGCAGCCCGTCATCGCCAGGGTTCACGGGATCGCAACCGCCGCCGGCTGCCAGCTCGTAGCCACCTGCGACCTCGCGATCGCGTCCGCAGACGCGCGCTTCGGGACGCCGGGCGTCAATATCGGCACATGGTGTTCGACGCCCTCGGTCGCGCTCAGCCGCGCCGTCGGCCGCAAGCATGCCATGCAGATGCTGCTGACCGGCCGGCTTTTCCCTGCGGACGACGCCTTTCGCATGGGCCTGGTCAACGAGGTGGTTCCGGCCGACGGGCTCGATGCCGCCGTGGACGGACTGGCGGATGAGATCGCCGCCAAATCGCCCTACGCCATTGCGCTGGGCAAGCGCAGTTTCTACCGGCAGCTTGAACTGGATATCGACGCCGCCTACGACTTTGCCGGCGAGGTTGCCGCGCGCAACGCGCATGCCGCCGACGCCAAGGAAGGCGTCTCCGCTTTCCTCGGCAAGCGCGCGGCGGACTGGCCCGGCCGCGACGGCCGCTGAACCGGCGGTTCCCGGTCGCCGGCATGCCCCTCAACCTGGCCGGACACCTGACGCGGGCGGCGCGCCGCCATCCCGATGCGCCGGCAATCCTGCATGGAGACAGCGAGCGCAGCTACGCCTGGCTGGACGATCGGGTCGGGCGGCTGGCCGGCGGATTGCGGCGGCTCGGCCTCGCCGAGGGCGACCGGGTCGGCATCGTCATGGATATCGAACCGCGGTCGATCGAATGCCTCCTGGGGCCGCTGCGCGCGGGGCTCGCGATCGTCCCGGTCAACAGCCGTCTGCATCCGGCCGAGCACGCCTACATGCTGGCCGACTGCGGCGCGCGGGCCGTTCTGTGCAGCGACTCGCGGGCGGCGGGACTTCTGGGTGCGCGGAGCCGGATGCCGGTGCTGGACCATTTCATCGTGGTCGGGAGCGCCGGTCCGGTCGATCCGGGGATCGAGGATTACGAGGACCTGGTGGCCGGCGCGGCGCCGGTCCCCGACGTTCCGGTCGGCCGGGATACGGTGTCGTGGATCTTCTACACATCCGGCACCACCGGGCGCCCGAAAGGCGCCGTGCATACCCATCGCTCGCTCGGCGCCATGGTCGATGCCCAGCTCATCGATATCTGGCCCAGCGGCGTCGACGAACGGCTGGCCCATGTCACGCCGATGAGCCATGCGGCCGGGCTTCTGGTCTTTCACCAGACAGCCGGCGCCGGCGCCCACGTCTTTCCGGAATTCACGCGCTTCGAGCCCGAAGACTTCTACCGGATGGTCGAACGCCATCGGGTGACCAAGGCCTCGCTGGTGCCCACGATGATCCACCGGCTGCTCGACGGCCCGTGGCCGATCCGACACGACATATCCAGCCTGAAGACGGTGCAATATGGCGGCGCGCCGTTGCATCTGGAGCCGCTGCGCCGGGCGCTCGACCGTTTCGGGCCGATTTTCGTCAACGTCTACGCCCAGGGCGAGGCGCCGCTGGCCTGCACCTTCCTGTCGAAATCGGAGCATCGAGCGGCCCTCGAGACGTCATCGCGGCGCCTGACGTCCGTCGGGCGCGAATGTCACGGCGCCGAGGTCGATGTCTTCGGTCCGGACGATACACCCGTTGGGCCGGGAGCGCCGGGCGAGATCGTCGTTCGCGGCGATGTCGTCATGCAGCGCTACTGGAACGCGCCGGAGGCAAGCGAAGAGACCCTGCGCGGCGGCTGGCTTCATACCGGCGACGTCGGGTGGAAGGACGAGGACGGCTACCTGTACGTCACCGACCGCATCAAGGACATGGTGATCAAGGGCGGGACCAACATCTATCCGCGTGAAATCGAGGAAGTGCTGCATCGCCACCGCGACGTCGCCGAAGCGGCGGTCTTCGGCGTCCCGGACGCGGAATGGGGCGAGGCGGTCGCCGCGGCTGTCGTGCTCCGCGACGGCGCGCAGGCCGATGCCGCCGCGCTGATCGGCTGGTGCTCCGAGTCCGTCGCCGCGTTCAAGCTTCCCGCCGACATCCATTTCGTCGATGCGCTGCCGAAGAGCGGCTACGGCAAGATACTCAAGCGGGAAATCCGCGCCGCGCTCTACCCCGGTGCGGTTCGGCGGCGGGGTTCGACGCCGATCGTCGGGCAAACCCGTTGATTTCATGTGATTCCGAAGGGTCAAACCCGGGTGTCGAACGATACGCCGGAGAGGCCATGAAATTCCGGACGGCGGGCGAGCTCCGGACCGGCGGTCTCCGGACCACGGCTCTCTGTCGAGTGTCGGTTTGAAAGAACAGAGCATGCGGCGTATGCGGCGCCATGAAAGCGCTCGCCGGCGGCCCAGGGCCGCCCGCTGCCCCACGCGCAGGCCGGACCGCGACTCAGAGAATACCGAGCGAAGCGAAGATTTGACGGATTTCGCTCGCGTACCTGCCGAACTCGGGAGTCTCGCGTACAGAGTGGTCGCGCGGACGGGGCAGGTCGATGTCGAGAATTTCCTCGACCGTGCAGGGACGCGGAGACAGGACGACGACACGATCGGCGAGGAAAACCGCCTCGGCAATCGAGTGCGTGACGAAAAAGACCGTTTTCCTGGACGCCAGCCAGATTTGCTGCAGGTCGAGGTTCAGCTTGTCGCGGGTGAGCGCATCCAGCGCGCCGAACGGCTCGTCCATGAGCAGGAGCGGCGGATCGTGCAGAAGGGCGCGGCAGATGGAGACGCGCTGGCGCATCCCGCCCGAGAGCTCGAACGGGTAGCTGTCCTCGAAGCCTGTCAGACCCACGAGGTCGATCAGCTGCTGGGCGCGGGACCGGTACGCCTTCTTGTTCAGGCCGCGCATCTCGACCTGGAGCAGCACGTTGCTCATCACCCTGCGCCAGTCGAGGAGCACCGCCTCTTGGAAGACCATTCCGAGATTCGTATACGGCTTCGAGACCACGGTCCCGCCGATGGAGATCGTCCCGCTGGTCAGCGGCACCAGTCCCGCGACCAGCAGGAGGATCGTGCTCTTGCCGCAGCCCGACGGGCCGAGGACGGCGAGGAACTCGCCGGGCTTGCACGTCAGCGAGACATCGTCGACCGCCTGCACGGGCTCGCCCAGGGTTTCGTAACGCTTCGAGACGCTGTCGAGCACCACCGGGACACCGACACCCTCCGTTCGCCCGGCACCCGGCACCGCGGGCCTTACGCTTGCCGACCCAAAGACCTTCATGTTCTTCCTCGTGGAGACCGCGATACGGTGCCGTCCGCCGCGGCGGCGAGTGTACACAATTGCCCGAAACCGCTCAACGCGATGCCCGGGCTGCCCTCCGGAATTCTGCTGCCCGCCTGTTGCCTGAAGCGTTACGGCAGTCTCGCGAAGGCTCTTCGTGCAGCTGCACCCTTTACAAGCCACTGTCGGTCGTGTGACAGTTTCCGTTGCATAAAACTGCTTTTTCGCAATGGCTTCTTCCCCTCGATCGCAAACCGGTTCGTTCAGATCGGACTGGGTTCGGGAATGGATGTCGGCGGCGGCCGGAAGGCCCGTGGAGCCGCCGGGTTTCGCGTCTATCGAAGATGTCGTTGCATTCCGCGACTCCATGAAGATCGACGCGGGGCCCGTGGCCGAATACCCGAAGATGGCGCGGGTCGAGGAGCGGGTCGTCCTCCGCGAGCGCGACGGGATTCCGTTGACGGCGGAAATCTACGTTCCGAAGGGTGCGGGGCCGTTTCCGGCGTTATTGTATATGCACGGCGGGGGATGGGCCGCGGGGTCGGCCATACAGTTCCGGAAATCGGCCATGCGCCTGGCCGAGGCGGGCTACGTCGTCGTCAATCTCGACTACAGCCTGGCGCCAGAGCATCCCTTCCCCTGCGCGCTCGAGGATTCGATCTACGCCTGTCGCTGGATAGCCGAATCCATCGGCGCGTATAACGGCGATCCTGGCAACGTCCTGATCGCGGGCAGCTCGGCCGGAGCCAACCTTGCCGCGGCGACCGTTGTCGCGTTCAAGGACGAATTGCTCTCCAGCCTCGACGAGGGCGAATTTGCCGGCATGCCGATCGATTTCGCTGGCGCGCTTTTGATCTACGGGATTTACGACCTCTATCTCCTGAGCGAGGAAGAGCCGGAAACCTGGGATGGCATGATCGAGTGGATGTTCAACGCAGCCTACCTCGGGCCCCATTATCTCAGCCAATACCGCAATCCTCTCGTCAGTCCCGTGTGCGCCGCCCACCTGGAGCGGTTTCCGCCGACATACATTTCGTGCGGGGATGAGGATCTTCTTGTCGGCCAGTCCCTCGCTCTGGCGGCCGCGCTGACCAGGGTGCGGGTCCCGACGACCCTGTCCGTGGTCGAAGGTCTGAGTCATGCATTCGTCCATATTTCGCACATCCTGCCGGCCGCGGAGGCCGAGGTGCAACGCATGTGCCGGTGGCTGGAACATCGGGCAGGCCGCGCCGGCGGAAGCCAGGCTCCGCCCAACCAGATGCGAGACGGGCCCGGCCGCACCGGGCAATAGCAAGGCGATTCGACATGCGTTTCGGCCTGTTCCACGAGTGCAGTCCGACGACTCCCCAACGGTATCATCAGCGATACAAGGAAATGATCGCCGAAGCTGTGCGCGCCGAGGAGGTAGGCTTCGACATTTATCTCCTGTCGGAATCGCACTTCAGCCGACACTACGGAATCTCGTCGCCGGAAGTCTTCCTCTCGGCGGTTGCGACCCGAACGAGCCGGATGAAGCTCCGCGCCGGCGGCATCGTCGTGCTGAGTTTCAATCATCCGATCAGGGTGGCCGAGCAGCTGGCCACCCTGGATGTCCTGTCGGACGGGCGCGCCGAACTCGGCGCGGTGCGGTCGAACAATCGGGACGTGATCGAGGGGTTCGAGATCTCTCCGAAGGAAACGCGGGCCCAATCCGACGAGGCCCTCGAAATCATCGCGAAGGCCCTGAGCAGCGATCCGTTCGAGCATCGGGGCAGGTTCTGGAACATCCCGTCCCGCAGCCTCGTTCCGCGGCCCGTGCAGGATCCGCATCCGCCCATGGTGTACTGCTCGACCGGGCTGGAGGGTCACCGGGTGGCGGGCCGGAAGGGGCTCGGCGTCATGAGCGGAGGC is part of the Rhodospirillaceae bacterium genome and encodes:
- a CDS encoding epoxide hydrolase → MSSQNDSTLVWDGRSPRAFEIAVADEVLDDLRNRLRATRWPDRAPGDPWQFGTDVAYLEALCAYWAGDYDWRAQEAALNGLRNRKVTIAGHDLHYAHVPGEAPDAPPLLLAHGWPGSFYEYHRLIPRLTRPSEFGGRAEDSFTVVAPSLPGYGFSFTPGQRRFGLRDATDILAVLMTDVLGHDRFFAHGQDFGSYVAAHLGNAHTDKTRGIHVTLMALPRVLPELAEPTEDEARYRAQLAHWLTEETGYVQIMGTKPQTLAFGLTDSPAGLASWIVEKWRSWSDCKGDVDAHFGRDTLLTNIMIYWITGAIGSSAWPYYQRTREPWIISEDEPVTVPTAYVEHPFEILTPPRSLAETMYTNIQRWTVRESGGHFAALEDPDWLAADISSFFGSLR
- a CDS encoding enoyl-CoA hydratase; protein product: MESSTRTSAVLQTRRRDAILYATLNRPESGNALSLELIGSLQDLWQRLETDISVRAVVLEGAGRFFCTGHDLKEILDSNEEGGEFARRMADACNRMMLSMNRIPQPVIARVHGIATAAGCQLVATCDLAIASADARFGTPGVNIGTWCSTPSVALSRAVGRKHAMQMLLTGRLFPADDAFRMGLVNEVVPADGLDAAVDGLADEIAAKSPYAIALGKRSFYRQLELDIDAAYDFAGEVAARNAHAADAKEGVSAFLGKRAADWPGRDGR
- a CDS encoding AMP-binding protein — encoded protein: MPLNLAGHLTRAARRHPDAPAILHGDSERSYAWLDDRVGRLAGGLRRLGLAEGDRVGIVMDIEPRSIECLLGPLRAGLAIVPVNSRLHPAEHAYMLADCGARAVLCSDSRAAGLLGARSRMPVLDHFIVVGSAGPVDPGIEDYEDLVAGAAPVPDVPVGRDTVSWIFYTSGTTGRPKGAVHTHRSLGAMVDAQLIDIWPSGVDERLAHVTPMSHAAGLLVFHQTAGAGAHVFPEFTRFEPEDFYRMVERHRVTKASLVPTMIHRLLDGPWPIRHDISSLKTVQYGGAPLHLEPLRRALDRFGPIFVNVYAQGEAPLACTFLSKSEHRAALETSSRRLTSVGRECHGAEVDVFGPDDTPVGPGAPGEIVVRGDVVMQRYWNAPEASEETLRGGWLHTGDVGWKDEDGYLYVTDRIKDMVIKGGTNIYPREIEEVLHRHRDVAEAAVFGVPDAEWGEAVAAAVVLRDGAQADAAALIGWCSESVAAFKLPADIHFVDALPKSGYGKILKREIRAALYPGAVRRRGSTPIVGQTR
- a CDS encoding ABC transporter ATP-binding protein, yielding MVLDSVSKRYETLGEPVQAVDDVSLTCKPGEFLAVLGPSGCGKSTILLLVAGLVPLTSGTISIGGTVVSKPYTNLGMVFQEAVLLDWRRVMSNVLLQVEMRGLNKKAYRSRAQQLIDLVGLTGFEDSYPFELSGGMRQRVSICRALLHDPPLLLMDEPFGALDALTRDKLNLDLQQIWLASRKTVFFVTHSIAEAVFLADRVVVLSPRPCTVEEILDIDLPRPRDHSVRETPEFGRYASEIRQIFASLGIL
- a CDS encoding alpha/beta hydrolase fold domain-containing protein; amino-acid sequence: MEPPGFASIEDVVAFRDSMKIDAGPVAEYPKMARVEERVVLRERDGIPLTAEIYVPKGAGPFPALLYMHGGGWAAGSAIQFRKSAMRLAEAGYVVVNLDYSLAPEHPFPCALEDSIYACRWIAESIGAYNGDPGNVLIAGSSAGANLAAATVVAFKDELLSSLDEGEFAGMPIDFAGALLIYGIYDLYLLSEEEPETWDGMIEWMFNAAYLGPHYLSQYRNPLVSPVCAAHLERFPPTYISCGDEDLLVGQSLALAAALTRVRVPTTLSVVEGLSHAFVHISHILPAAEAEVQRMCRWLEHRAGRAGGSQAPPNQMRDGPGRTGQ
- a CDS encoding LLM class flavin-dependent oxidoreductase, yielding MRFGLFHECSPTTPQRYHQRYKEMIAEAVRAEEVGFDIYLLSESHFSRHYGISSPEVFLSAVATRTSRMKLRAGGIVVLSFNHPIRVAEQLATLDVLSDGRAELGAVRSNNRDVIEGFEISPKETRAQSDEALEIIAKALSSDPFEHRGRFWNIPSRSLVPRPVQDPHPPMVYCSTGLEGHRVAGRKGLGVMSGGSLVRGWDFVEDAIPAYKESLKDADPIGAYVFDSLGVYVNRAHCAETMEMAMGTARRVAIETVELVLGFYKKLASASPDYAYMGQLGDIEEHTQDVEYLNERGPFVTVGDPEFFIERCTRLKELGADEVIFCIDGLEHGAHMRAIELIGERVIPALRDGQDTRIEPSARR